The following coding sequences lie in one Rutidosis leptorrhynchoides isolate AG116_Rl617_1_P2 chromosome 4, CSIRO_AGI_Rlap_v1, whole genome shotgun sequence genomic window:
- the LOC139840056 gene encoding small ribosomal subunit protein uS17-like, which yields MAEQTEKAFLKQPKVFLCSKKSGKGKRPGKGGNRYWKNIGLGFKTPREAIDGTYIDKKCPFTGDVSIRGRILAGTCHSAKMMRTIIVRRDYLHYVKKYQRYEKRHSNIPAHISPCFRVKEGDHVTVGQCRPLSKTVRFNVLKVIPAGSSGGGKKAFTGI from the exons ATGGCTGAACAG ACCGAAAAGGCGTTTTTGAAGCAACCTAAAGTGTTTCTCTG ctCGAAGAAAAGTGGTAAAGGAAAGAGACCTGGAAAGGGTGGAAACAGATACTGGAAGAATATTGGTCTCGGATTTAAGACTCCCAGAGAAGCCATTGATG GAACCTACATTGACAAAAAGTGTCCCTTCACTGGTGATGTATCCATTAGGGGCCGTATTCTTGCTGGTACATGCCATAGTGCCAAGATGATGAGGACTATTATTGTTCGAAGGGATTATCTTCATTATGTGAAGAAGTATCAAAG GTATGAGAAGAGGCACTCAAACATTCCTGCTCACATCTCACCGTGTTTCCGTGTGAAGGAAGGTGACCATGTCACCGTTGGTCAATGCAG ACCATTGTCGAAGACAGTGAGGTTCAACGTCTTGAAGGTGATTCCAGCAGGATCTTCAGGCGGTGGGAAAAAAGCATTTACAGGGATATAA
- the LOC139843388 gene encoding uncharacterized protein has product MGEANTSSSSSIDEDLLLKNFYAEVSEVERDNEVARILSCFKLNAFEYLNLPFDSTPEEVKKQYRKLSLLVHPDKCKHPKAKEAFGALAKAQQLLLDPQEREYLVNQVNAAREELRAKRKKQLKKDTASKLKSLVDEGKYEQEFEKSDDFQNQLKLKVREILTDQEWRRRKMQMRISEEEGRLKKDEEESKEMWKRKREHEEQWEGTRENRVSSWRDFMKGGKKVKKGELRPPKLKTEDPNKTYVQRPVKR; this is encoded by the exons ATGGGAGAGGCCAAcacgtcgtcatcatcatcaatcgATGAAGATTTGCTTCTCAAAAATTTCTACGCTGAAGTTAGCGAAGTTGAACGCGATAATGAAGTCGCTAG GATTCTTTCATGCTTCAAGCTAAATGCATTTGAGTATTTAAATCTACCATTTGATTCAACTCCAGAAGAAGTGAAAAAGCAATATCGTAAG CTATCATTGTTGGTCCATCCTGATAAATGCAAGCATCCCAAGGCAAAAGAAGCATTTGGCG CACTTGCAAAAGCTCAACAACTGTTGCTCGATCCCCAAGAAAGAGAGTATCTTGTCAACCAAGTTAATGCAGCAAGAG AAGAACTTCGAGCAAAGAgaaaaaagcaactgaagaaagACACTGCGTCTAAGCTGAAGTCACTAGTCGATGAG GGAAAATATGAGCAAGAATTTGAAAAATCAGATGATTTCCAGAATCAGTTAAAACTGAAGGTTCGGGAAATACTAACTGACCAAGAGTGGCGAAGAAGGAAAATGCAGATGAGA ATATCTGAGGAGGAAGGTAGATTGAAAAAGGATGAGGAAGAATCCAAAGAGATGTGGAAACGAAAACGTGAACATGAGGAGCAGTGGGAAGGAACGAGGGAAAATAGG GTTTCCAGCTGGAGGGACTTCATGAAAGGGGGAAAGAAG GTGAAGAAAGGCGAACTTCGACCACCAAAGTTGAAGACTGAAGACCCCAACAAGACATATGTTCAAAGGCCGGTGAAGCGTTAG